The genomic region ttaaaatgtttttgaaggtTTAAGAGGAAAGACTGGGCCATTAGGAccagctggagagaaaggagacCAAGGTCAGTCTGGTAAAAAAGGACCTGGAGGATTGACTGGTGCCAAAGGTGAAGTAGGTCCAGCTGGACCACCTGGACCTAAGGGAGATAAAGGAGACCGAGGAGAGCCAGGTGCACCAGGGGTCTGTAAGTGTGGAAAGATAGTGCTGAAATCTGCCTTTTCTGTTGGCATCACCACCAGCTACCCGGAGGAAAGATTACCAATTGTATTCAATAAAGTCCTCTTCAATGAGGGGGAGCATTACAACCCTTCCACAGGGAAGTTTATTTGTGCCATCCCAgggatttattatttttcttatgataTCACCTTAGCAAACAAGCATCTTGCAATTGGGCTGGTTCACAATGGGAAGTACCGGATAAAGACATTTGATGCGAACACAGGCAACCACGATGTAGCTTCTGGATCCACAGTGATCTACCTTCAGCCAGAAGACGAAGTATGGCTTGAGATCTTCTACACTGACCAAAATGGTCTCTTTTCTGATCCAACGTGGGCAGACAGTTTGTTTTCTGGATTTCTCTTATACGTTGATACAGATTACCTTGACGCTTTATCAGATGAAGATGAGCTCTGAAGCAGATGATGGCAAATAACATTCAAACTGGACACCCCAGCACAGGATTTTATCTAGCTGTGTAGGGGAcacaaagttgaaaaaaaataatctgggcgtatatttttgctttgataGAAACCAAACCTGAGCTCATACAAATCCTTCTAGAATCTAAGCTGGATTTTTTACTGAACAGCAGGGATATCAAAAggaactgtaattaaaaaaagactgcatCACTCCAGGACTGACTCCTCCTGAAAGTTATGTTTATAATActatttaaacaaatttaagaTACTGTACATTggattttatataaaatatattaagttGCAATGTAGAACGGATATTTTGTATATGACATTAAAGTAAAATTGAACAACTGATGGCAATATCATCTTTGGTCATTTTAAGAGaggaaatgcattaaaaaaagagaaaacgttgattttaaaaaagcaaaggaataaaatagGAATGTCTGGTGCAGCTGAACAGGTCACCAGGACAGTCCCATCTGATATTTACACCAACAAATGATATTCATAATTAACTAACCTGAAGATTTGTACTAGCTGAGGACTGCCCACTGACAGCcataaaagaacagaacaaagtattaaacatataaaataattaaaaactggAGATCTGAAAACTTGGAGATACACAATCAGTATTCAGTATGggtattttcagtgtaattcCAAGTGGGTTTGCTGTTCTTTCAATGCTATTCAGTATCTTTATGagaaatgccaaagaaaatagaaactttttgctgcagaaaattaTGGATGCCGAAAAACTGATAGAACAGTAACCAATAATGAGAATAAATTATATGGAACAAACTGAGTCACATCATTAAAGCAGACTTACTTATATTCCGATATGGCAAATGCAATGAAACAAATGTAAGTTACACACAAGATGAAAAACTGCATTCAGGAAATCAGTGAACTTGTAAAAGGTACATGGGACCTCCTGGATAATCAGCTAAATACGAGTCATCAGAGTAGGCTGTTGCTACAGCCCTTTGGGTGTATGATAAATGGAATTACAAGCAGAAGTAAAGAGTAGTTACTTAGGAAGCTGCTAATTCTGTCAATGTTTCAAAAacttacttgaaaaaaaaagggttgcAATTCCACCCATGTGGATTACATAAGAGATGTAACAAggtcaatttatttttcttgtcaatGAGGTTAAGAGGTGATTTGATCACAGTCTGCAAGTGCCCATCTGGAGATAAAACTTCTGGTAGTACCTGGCACTTCCTTCTACCAGATAGGAGCACAGCAAGATCCACCAGTGAGAAACTGTACCAGTTCCCACTGGAAATGAGGAACTCATTTTACCAGTGGCGGTTATCAATCATTGTAAAAATAAGTAGGAACATCATGAGTTCTCCAGCATTCAACACCTTTAAGTCAAGACTGGCAATCTTTAATTGGGTGCTCTCACTTTCCAAGAATTTACGTTCTTATTTTATTCATCCCAGATTTACAGAAACCTGTAATCTGTTATTTCTAACAGTTATTCAGATAGTTTCAAATGCTAGTGGTCTGTGTTGCACAACTCCTGATCCCACTTTATTTATGACCAAGGTGGAGGgaaatttctgggttttttctgtgtacTCGacttaattaagaaaattacaaccaaataaaattacacaaaaatacCACTGAGATTGCAAAATGAGCACTACAATTATGTATGGAACATTAGTCTATGCACTCTGTATCTGTGCCTTCATTTTCCCATGCATTAACATGCATGTCTTTGAGTATGTGATTGCTGATTTATGCAGTGAACAGGTGCAAAGTCCTGTTCACAAATCAAACTGGCAATGCCTGTACAACCCTTATTTTATTTGACAGTGAGAGATGTGTGGTAGAAGACAAAAGTGTACTATTTTTCTAACTAGATATCTAATTTTTTAGTGTTATACAAGAGCTGCTTCATGTGAAAAATATGGAAGAGAACACTTACAGACTCAGTTTATCACTGTGCTATACAATCATTTATACATCTGCAAATTAAGCACAATATGAGTGCAAAACGTAGCCCTATCATCATTTACAACAATGATTGATGCCAATACTTCACAGCCATCAATGCCTATACAAGGCACAAAGACTATCATTGGCAGTGCTCGGTGCTGTCTGCAATGAAATTCCACAGGACAGAACAGACAATCATATCAGGCCCATCATCTCCAAGAAGCATAATTCAACAGATGCAGGATTGGACCTATAATATGTATTATGCAGCAAAAGCAACTAATAGAAGTATTTAAttacatgtttatttaaaaaaatatggaaataggTTTATGACATTTGAATCAATAGAAAGTTTACGTTAGAAGTCAATTTTTATTAGAATTAGAAAATCCCCTATAAAGTCAAACTTAAGAAAAGAGTATGACctattttcttcagaatctACAGAAACATGTTTGGTAGTTATAATAATTCTGGAAATTTTCAgacaaaactaatttttcacAATTGAATAGAGAAAAAATAGGGCTTTATAATGAAATGTTTCTGGTTGCAATCCTAACTAAAAGCAAACTGCTTCCACGTAATAatcttgtaaaaacaaaataaatataaaagagaTATTTTAACCACACCTATGTTGAAAATGACATCATGGGAAAAAGTAAACCAAGAGTTATTGCTTCCCTTTACTTAATAATTTTAGATTTGTGTTTGTACAATCATTGAAAAGTCATTTTAGCTTCCCTAAGTTTTCCCATTTGGATTCTGTAGTTATTTGAACAGTTTAATATTTTGGCATGAactgttaaaaataagttattctGTTGAATTATTCCTACAGGTTTTGGCAAAAAGAATCTTTTTACTACATGTATGGACAACATATGCATACGAGTAGCATATGTCCCTGCCCTCATTCAGGATCTCAAGCCATTATCCTGAAGTAAATCATTGCTATTGCTattattttacttgaaaataGATCAACTTTGATGACATGATATTTTATTACGGGTATTCCTGCCTAAATTTGAATTTATATGGGAAGTATCCTGGGCTGAAGTCTTCCCATTATTTACACCACTACGTTGGGGAGATCTGGTATGGTTTCAAGATGTTGTAGGATAACAAAGAGCAAAATCTCTTTGGgattaaatttgaaattaatctaAGATTTCTACACAATATATATGTCATTCTACACATGCCATAGTGTCATATACAATTAGGCATCCAGACCAAGTTAGTCATCTTGACTTTGCCTACAGTCAGCAGACAGAAATTAGTATCACCAGGAGAAACTCCCAGGAGGAAGCATGTCTTTGCTGCAGCACAAACTCTTAGGCTTCTTGATCGAGGCTGCAAGAACTCACACAAACTTCAGACCACCAGGAAACCCTCAAACAATATTAAGAAGATTAGTGTTCCTGAGCTTCAtaagtaatatatatatatatatatttacttgggatatatgtatgtaaatatacgtaagtgaaaaaaaagttatttgaaacaaaatagcTCCCCACAACCTTTTATTGTTTCAGGCTTTCTTTATACTTGGTAGAGTGACATCAAGGAAGAAGTCAGTCGCATGTTCCATTGCTGAACACTTTTAACCTAGATAACTAATCAAACATTAAACTCCATCTTCCAATTGATATGAGTATGTTACTTTGACTAAATACCTTCACTTTCTTCACTACTGGTATTCATGTCCATACAGTTTAGGCTGTTATACAATTTTTTCAGGAGCAATAGGTCCTAAAGAATTTTTTACAATGCTCATACAATGTAGAGGAAATAGTTACTAATAGATATCAATACTGAGAACATTATCTACATTcttcaaatcttttaaaatctacCTAACAccatgtcatggtttaaccccaggcagcaactaagcaccacgaagccgctcaGTCAGCTCCCCCaccacacccagtgggatggggaagaaaatcgggaaaagaagtaaaactcgtgggttgagataagaacggtttaatagaacagaaaagaagaaactaataatgataatgataacactaataaaatgacaatagtaataataaaaggattggaatatacaaatgatgcacagtgcaattgctccACCACCCACCGTCAATGCCCtgttagtccccgagcggcgatccccccacctgcactccccccagtttatatactgggcttgacatcacatggtgtggaatacccctttggccagtttgggtcagctgctctggctgtttcccttcccaacttcttgtgcccctccagccttcttgctggctgggcatgagaaactgaaaaatccttgacttagtataaacattacttagcaacaactgaaaacaccagtttgttatcaacattcttctcatactgaacccaaaacatagcactataccaactactaggaagacaattaactctatcccagttgaAACCAGGACTCACTATTTATGTACTTTTGGGAtatgcaaaaatatataaaactgacAAGCAGCTTATTTCATTCCCTACCAAGTATGTTTCATTAGTTGGTGCAGTTTGtataatactttatttttatttactttccacAGGTCACACACTATGTTCAGTTCATGTTCATTCACTAAGACACTTACTGAATAATTTACTTTTCACTAATTGGTTTAATTTATCCATTGGCAGGTAATTCATACTCAGGATAACTGTACTGATGCTGTACGAAGCAATTTGGTCAGTAGCAACCTCAGTTTTATGTAGAAATGTGGCTtactttatatatgtatttcaggACGTGATGAATCCCATCCAAGAAATAGTACATGATagtaaacaggagaaaaatagaCTTGAGACAGCAATATACCACAATCTTTCTCAATGAGTGTTACATTGCTTTCAAGAAACAATTTATTCCTTTCAGTATAAACCATTTAGACTTCAGCTCAGAGAGCGTTTAGAGGTTATATTCACTTCCCTGTAAGTCAACACTCCAAACTGAGGTTAcatcagtatttctgaatttcagaggcTTGATTCTTCCTCATGTTGGCATGAAGAAACTTGCAAGTACTCACGTGAAATTCTCAGTCTCTGATACTTGGTTTTGACCTAGCTGAATACATCAGATCAATTCATGAAAGTTATTAcctaaagtaaaagaaaaattaattagacATATTATACACATATCTTTTAAtagtaaatatataaaaagaaaaaggtgtcTTGGATTATTTGGCATTTGGCTTATATCCCTCAATTCTGAGTATAATTATTTTGGTACAATCCAGCAGCTAGCTGCTGGAAGAGGTGGAAGGAGATTTTTCCTTTATGCAGATtgttcctgcagcagcaagTATTAGTATAAAAGTTATCTTACCTGACTTTAATATCTAAAAGCTCAAAGATCATTGCCTAGGCTAAATTAGTTGTTAGCTCTTCCGTCATCAGTGCAAAGAAATAGGTGGTGTAAATCTCTGTTTGGATGACACTGTATTAGACACCTACTTTAAGAAAGGAGGAATCTGGAGGTACCTGTCTCTTCACATTACATGTATCTACATGACTAACTTAGGTTAGCCTTTAACTTTGGGATGGCAAAAGTTAAATAAGATGTCTCCTCTTAAAGAACAATCCACTAACTCGAAAACTTGGTGTAATTTAATTTGGCGATTTATATATCTCACAATTAGAGAGAAGATGTGGATTGATGAGAACATAGAAGTACCCTTATAATGATGGAAGTGACTTCTTGTCAGACCTTTCATAAAGTATTGCTCAAGTTCCTCCTGGGACAACTTCAACTGCAGTAACTTGGCTGTCCTCCAGAAAATTTTACAGTGTATTAAGGTGGGCTAGATAATCCTCTCATGCCTCCAAATTCAACACACtcaagtaaatataaaatactgaattttttaagGATACTTAATTTTAGGTGTAGAGAACCTGAATGTATTCAGGAGTGTTTCTTcttataccaaaaaaaaatcataaatttgtttcttttcaacttTAAAGCACCTGTCAAAATCCTAACCATAATACAAAACGTAACACAATATTTGTAAAACCATCTCTGTGAAAGAACAGCCTTGTTTATGTCATGTTAACAAAGGGACAAAACCTGCTGAGTTCTTGAAAAACATGAACGAAGTATGATTCTCAGCTGGTTCTAAAGTAAGCAATTTTTAGCAAGAAGCAGATGGGATTTCTAGAAACAAGTGAATTGTATGAAAGAAGTGTACCAGcagtgccttttctttctctactttCAACAAAGTGTTATTCCTAGGTTTGGAAGACAGtggaaaggatttaaaatttttcagttgAACAACAATCTCTTTAATAGTCTGAAAACTTGCCTCTCACTGATGCTGATGTCCGTTCCACGCACCACTTGTATTCACCCACACTCTGTCACATGTTCTGGTACGCGAACACACATTTCTAAATCACGTGTGACAAATTTCAGGAAATTTTATTTGTGATTTCTGTCATGTTGGAGTAAGGTGcaatcagtttaaaataatcaaGATGAGCAGAGtttgttcttccttgtttgtaaCCTCCCTGAAACTGGGATCACTGTAGAGTTGCACATAGTACTTGAAATTCCTATTGTAAGAACACAGCAATATGTACTCGTATTCTGTAGATTTTGTACATGGCTTGTAAGATTTGCAGTTTcacttctattttaatttgttttacaagTTTTGGCTTTGATTCTAGGCAGGTCAAAAGAGGCATATATAGCAATCCAAACCTTACATTATCCTGAAAGCCTGAGAATAAACTCTACCGTTCATTGTCCactattcattttaaaactgttttaatgcCGAACTTGGGGTCTGCGATCCCTTAGCCTGCCCACTCCCGGGGCAACCTGCACCGTGGTCACTACAAGCTGCCACCTACCCTGCCTGTGCTAAAGGCCATCCTTCACTATCATTGACACCACAACGGTTTATGCCTAAGTGTGACAGTGTCACATCTAACAGGGCAGAGCAGCTCACATCATCATATTTGGAGCACTAAATCTGTTGTCCAGTGTAACCAATGACATTGGGCTTGCCTTTGTTTTTATAATGCTGACCAAGATAAATGAGCTGTTCCCCGCCTCAGGAAACATATGTAGTTTGAATTCTGTATGTCTCCTGTGAGTAGAGTCATTGTACTGACATGTGTTTTTAAGCAGCTTTCCATCCTGTGAAGCCAAGGTCCCCCACTGCTCCTTTAGGGTATTATAGTAATGATGTTCCTTATATAACGCTGTTCATATTTGCCCATCATTTAAACTGTTTGTACAACTGTTTCTGAGACTGAAATAAATTGTTGGGACACAGACTTATTAGCAAAACAAGATGTTGAACCTGAGTCCTTGCCAAAACTTTGTGTGAAGGTTCACCCACTGGATCATTTCTGAAGTCCCACATACGGTAAGATTAGCAGATAACGGAGATTGTGTACCGTATATGTTACCCTAAGAAACCTGTCTTTTGATtacatttctttcccattcttGAAAGCTGTTGTCATGTCAGGTGTCTTCTAGCTGTGATAGTTCCTCttttagcaattaaaaatgcatactcCCAATCTTTTTTATCTATGACTGTTTACTTCTTCCCATGACCTCCTTCTTACAACAGTATTCAGAAACGGGAAACAATTAAGCCATCTCTTTTCATGTGATTCCAGCTACTAAAACTTTGCAGTAATAGACCTTCAGATGTTATAGGGACTGTTTATATAAAGACAATTATAAATAGGTTTAATAACAACTCCATTTAGTATCAGCAATACTGTTTATTCTGGTTGTACTAAAGATACTAATACACATGTTAATGTAAGAAATTACCTTGTGAACAATCCAGTGCAGCAGAAAAGACCCCTCTCCAGATTTGATAGGAAAACTATAAATTGCTTTGTACCTATACAAATTAGGAATTATATATAAGACAATCCACATTTCTACAAACTGTCTGATAGTGCTGACATTTCTGCCATTCCTAGTATCTACATAAGCTGGTTGTGAGCATTTCATAAGCAGATAACCCATCCCTCCACTGCTTCTCTAACCAGGGCTTAAGGATTGTATTTCCCTTTAAGCAGGCTCTAGAACAACCCTAATGAAGCctttatatctttcttttttctgccatGGAAGTATTAAAGTATATTTATAACTTTATAAAGTTATGAATTGTCTTACTTTGGTTTCAGGATCTGTCTTCCCCAGACTCAGAGCATTTatggatatattttttaatcctgGTGTGACAAAAAGCCTGTGTTTGCAAATTACAGCTGCTGAGAGATTATACCTTTTTTAACTCTGCTATGTTTCccattatttttccccaaaatgacATGCTAAGAAGTTTGCTGAGGCTTATGCTGATTTGTAAAGGTCAGCTGTAAAGAATAATGCATCGTTGTCCCCTTAATACGTCTTCGATTAATACTCCCGAGTACTTTTAATGCATTGGAAAACAGAGACAGCACTTGGAAAACAACTAGCTACTAACCGTCCACTTCAAGGATTTACCCCTACATGACTGATGTCAGGGACTTTTTCAGagtgaaattaataaaaaaaaaatatttacttgctGGAATGTTGGCATATAGTCTGAATTAGAGGTTTAACCATCTCCCTTTAGTCAACAGAGTGAGACAGGCTCTGCCGCAATGATTGATACTCAGAAATCACTGCTCTGAATCGTACACGTTCCAAGAATAGTCTGTGCCTCTCCTCTACCTGCAGAAGAAGTACACAGAAATTGTCAGATAATTTAGCAAAGTTAGGTACTTAAAGTTAGGAGGAAATAAGCGAAAACATActatgg from Aquila chrysaetos chrysaetos chromosome 1, bAquChr1.4, whole genome shotgun sequence harbors:
- the C1QTNF7 gene encoding complement C1q tumor necrosis factor-related protein 7 produces the protein MFVLLYITSFAIYTSEQPLQSQFKGENYYTRYICSIPGLPGPAGPPGASGSPGPHGRIGLPGRDGRDGRKGEKGEKGSAGLRGKTGPLGPAGEKGDQGQSGKKGPGGLTGAKGEVGPAGPPGPKGDKGDRGEPGAPGVCKCGKIVLKSAFSVGITTSYPEERLPIVFNKVLFNEGEHYNPSTGKFICAIPGIYYFSYDITLANKHLAIGLVHNGKYRIKTFDANTGNHDVASGSTVIYLQPEDEVWLEIFYTDQNGLFSDPTWADSLFSGFLLYVDTDYLDALSDEDEL